In a genomic window of Mustela nigripes isolate SB6536 chromosome 8, MUSNIG.SB6536, whole genome shotgun sequence:
- the PPP1CC gene encoding serine/threonine-protein phosphatase PP1-gamma catalytic subunit: MADIDKLNIDSIIQRLLEVRGSKPGKNVQLQENEIRGLCLKSREIFLSQPILLELEAPLKICGDIHGQYYDLLRLFEYGGFPPESNYLFLGDYVDRGKQSLETICLLLAYKIKYPENFFLLRGNHECASINRIYGFYDECKRRYNIKLWKTFTDCFNCLPIAAIVDEKIFCCHGGLSPDLQSMEQIRRIMRPTDVPDQGLLCDLLWSDPDKDVLGWGENDRGVSFTFGAEVVAKFLHKHDLDLICRAHQVVEDGYEFFAKRQLVTLFSAPNYCGEFDNAGAMMSVDETLMCSFQILKPAEKKKPNATRPVTPPRVTSGLNPSIQKASNYRNNTVLYE; encoded by the exons ATGGCGGATATAGATAAACTCAACATCGACAGCATCATCCAACGGCTGCTGGAAG TGAGAGGGTCCAAGCCTGGTAAGAATGTCCAGCTACAGGAGAATGAAATTCGAGGACTGTGCTTAAAGTCCCGAGAGATCTTTCTCAGTCAGCCTATCCTACTAGAACTTGAAGCACCACTCAAAATATGTG GTGATATCCATGGGCAGTACTATGATTTGCTTCGACTTTTCGAGTATGGTGGTTTCCCACCAGAAAGCAACTACCTGTTTCTTGGGGACTATGTGGACAGGGGGAAGCAGTCATTGGAGACTATCTGCCTCTTACTGGCTTACAAAATCAAATATCccgagaatttttttcttctcagaggaAACCATGAATGTGCCAGCATCAATAGAATTTATGGATTTTATGATGAAT gtaaaagaagatataacattaAACTATGGAAAACTTTCACAGACTGCTTTAACTGTTTACCGATAGCAGCCATCGTGGATGAGAAGATATTCTGCTGTCATGGAG GTTTATCACCAGATCTTCAATCTATGGAGCAGATTCGGCGAATTATGCGACCAACCGATGTACCAGATCAAGGTCTTCTTTGTGATCTTTTGTGGTCTGACCCCGATAAAGATGTCTTAGGCTGGGGTGAAAATGACAGAGGAGTGTCCTTCACATTTGGTGCAGAAGTGGTTGCAAAATTTCTCCATAAGCATGATTTGGATCTTATATGTAGAGCCCACCAG GTGGTTGAAGATGGATATGAATTTTTTGCCAAGAGGCAGTTGGTCACTCTGTTTTCTGCACCCAATTATTGTGGAGAGTTTGACAATGCAGGTGCCATGATGAGTGTGGACGAAACTCTAATGTGTTCTTTTCAG ATTTTAAAGCctgcagagaaaaagaagccGAATGCCACGAGACCTGTAACACCTCCAAGGG TTACATCAGGCCTGAACCCGTCCATTCAGAAAGCTTCAAATTATAGAAACAATACTGTTCTATACGAGTGA